Proteins from one Bradyrhizobium amphicarpaeae genomic window:
- a CDS encoding flavin reductase family protein, translating into MTDKDLYFYEPCKGHGLKHDPFNAIIAPRPIGWISSRDTKGHVNLAPYSFFNAFCYVPPIIGFSSTNWKDTVENIQQTGEFVWNLATMDLAKHMNATAAHVAPEVDEFEIAGLTAVPGKLVNVPRVGESPVAFECKVSDIVRLKGADGKEADAWLTLGEVVAVHIDKAMIEDGVYQTAAARPIVRAGRRGDYFEIKPENMFEMVRPD; encoded by the coding sequence GTGACCGACAAAGACCTGTACTTCTACGAGCCCTGCAAGGGCCACGGCCTCAAGCACGATCCCTTCAACGCCATCATCGCGCCGCGGCCGATCGGCTGGATTTCCTCCCGCGACACCAAGGGCCATGTCAACCTCGCGCCCTACAGCTTCTTCAACGCGTTCTGCTATGTGCCGCCGATCATCGGCTTCTCCTCCACCAATTGGAAGGACACGGTCGAGAACATCCAGCAGACCGGCGAGTTCGTCTGGAATCTCGCCACGATGGACCTTGCCAAGCACATGAACGCGACTGCCGCGCATGTCGCCCCCGAGGTCGACGAATTCGAGATCGCGGGCCTCACCGCCGTGCCCGGCAAGCTCGTCAATGTGCCGCGCGTCGGCGAGAGCCCCGTCGCCTTCGAGTGCAAAGTGTCCGACATCGTCCGCCTCAAGGGCGCCGACGGCAAGGAGGCCGATGCCTGGCTGACGCTGGGCGAGGTCGTCGCCGTCCACATCGACAAGGCCATGATCGAGGACGGCGTCTACCAGACCGCCGCCGCCCGCCCGATCGTCCGCGCCGGCCGCCGCGGCGATTATTTCGAAATCAAGCCGGAAAACATGTTCGAGATGGTGCGCCCGGATTAA
- a CDS encoding efflux RND transporter periplasmic adaptor subunit, with protein MFVRSVLSSYSRLLAGVSLALMAASLAGCNDTVAEKAEPPRPVLVATAHYDAETPERSFVGTVRPRIESDLGFRVAGKVAKRLVEVGQTVEIGQPLATLDEIDLKLQAEQALAEQTAATGVLAQAAAAEQRAKDLKAKGWTTDAQMDSSRAAADEARARLNRAERALELSKNSLSYATLNADARGVVTATLIEPGQVVSAGQASIRVARFAEKEAVVAIPETLVGRAKSGVASVTLWSEPGKKYTAKLREIAPTADPATRTYLAKFSLPEADDKVSLGMTATLTLSDAATERVARLPLSALFNEGGKPSFYVVDDNGALTLKPVAVKSYESSDVVITSGVEEGAKIVALGVQKLDPGQRVRVVSSLSF; from the coding sequence ATGTTCGTCCGGTCGGTTTTGTCGAGCTATTCCAGGCTGTTGGCAGGTGTGTCGTTGGCCCTGATGGCGGCGAGTCTGGCTGGGTGCAATGACACCGTCGCCGAGAAGGCAGAGCCGCCACGTCCGGTTCTGGTCGCGACCGCGCATTATGATGCCGAAACCCCCGAGCGCAGCTTCGTCGGCACCGTCAGGCCGCGAATCGAGAGCGATCTTGGCTTCCGCGTCGCCGGCAAGGTCGCCAAGCGCCTGGTCGAGGTCGGCCAGACCGTCGAAATCGGCCAGCCGCTCGCGACCCTCGACGAGATCGATCTGAAGCTCCAGGCCGAGCAGGCACTGGCCGAGCAAACTGCGGCAACCGGCGTGCTGGCCCAGGCCGCTGCCGCTGAGCAGCGCGCCAAGGACCTGAAGGCCAAGGGCTGGACCACCGACGCGCAGATGGACTCCAGCCGCGCGGCTGCAGACGAAGCCCGCGCCCGCCTGAACCGCGCCGAGCGTGCGCTCGAGCTCAGCAAGAATTCCCTTTCCTACGCGACGCTCAACGCCGACGCCCGAGGCGTCGTCACCGCAACGCTGATCGAGCCCGGCCAGGTGGTCTCCGCGGGCCAGGCTTCGATCCGTGTCGCCCGCTTTGCCGAAAAGGAAGCGGTCGTCGCGATCCCTGAGACGCTGGTCGGACGCGCCAAGTCGGGCGTCGCCAGCGTCACTCTTTGGTCGGAGCCGGGCAAGAAGTATACAGCCAAGCTCCGCGAGATCGCGCCGACGGCCGATCCGGCCACGCGCACCTATCTTGCAAAGTTCTCGCTGCCCGAGGCCGACGACAAGGTCTCGCTCGGCATGACCGCGACGCTGACGCTGTCGGACGCCGCCACCGAACGCGTCGCGCGGCTGCCGCTGTCGGCGCTATTCAACGAAGGCGGCAAGCCCTCCTTTTATGTCGTCGACGACAACGGCGCGCTCACGCTGAAGCCGGTGGCAGTGAAGTCCTACGAGAGCAGCGACGTCGTCATCACCAGCGGTGTGGAAGAGGGGGCCAAGATCGTTGCCCTCGGTGTGCAGAAGCTGGATCCGGGCCAGCGGGTGCGGGTCGTGTCGTCACTGTCCTTTTAA
- a CDS encoding TetR/AcrR family transcriptional regulator — protein MTLIAEHIEGDTRDRILEVAERLFRQIGYQKTTVGDIAKELRMSPANVYRFFESKKAIHQSVARSLMGEVELEAQRIVAKPGPVPERFRELLTTIHRMNTERYVGDNKLHEMVEIAMQEDWDVCVNHMECIARFVGQMIAQGVASGEFEAPDPQLASLCACTAMMRFFHPQMIAQCATKPGPTIDQMIDFVIAGLSPRH, from the coding sequence ATGACACTGATTGCGGAACATATCGAAGGCGACACCCGGGATCGTATTCTCGAGGTGGCCGAGCGGCTGTTCCGTCAGATCGGCTACCAGAAGACCACGGTCGGGGACATCGCCAAGGAGCTCAGGATGAGCCCCGCCAACGTGTATCGCTTCTTCGAATCGAAGAAGGCGATCCATCAGTCGGTGGCGCGCTCGCTCATGGGCGAGGTCGAGCTTGAGGCGCAGCGGATCGTGGCGAAGCCCGGTCCGGTGCCGGAGCGCTTCCGCGAACTGCTCACCACCATCCACCGCATGAACACCGAACGCTATGTCGGCGACAACAAGTTGCACGAGATGGTCGAGATTGCGATGCAGGAGGACTGGGACGTCTGCGTCAACCACATGGAGTGTATCGCCCGGTTCGTCGGCCAGATGATCGCGCAAGGCGTGGCCTCGGGCGAGTTCGAGGCGCCGGACCCCCAGCTGGCCTCGCTGTGCGCCTGCACCGCGATGATGCGGTTCTTCCACCCCCAGATGATCGCCCAGTGCGCCACCAAGCCGGGCCCGACCATCGACCAGATGATCGATTTCGTCATCGCCGGTCTGTCGCCGCGCCACTGA
- a CDS encoding MFS transporter, with the protein MSQTTTYAGPGGAKNFNKSDIETSTIRAISWRLIPFLVLAYFFSYLDRVNLGFAALTMNAELKFTPLIFSWGAGIFFIGYFIFEVPSNLALEKFGASRWIARIMVTWGIISALMALTSGVTSFYVLRFLLGVAEAGFFPGIILYLTYWYPAEYRARFLAAFAIAVPVSTVIGAPISGLLLGLDGAMGLKGWQWLFIIEGIPSVLLGIVTWFYLTDKPEKADWLSAEQKAWLKTKLDSEIAAKQAVKHLSLGEALSSPKVIALSLIYFGFVGALYGMQFWLPQIVKAFGLTNAQTGFVTAIPYLFGTIAMILWARHSDATRERVTHVGAPLLLTAVALAVSSYLTDPAMTMVVLTVAAIGVFCCFGVFWTLPTAWLSGTAAAGGIALINSIGNLAGFGGPYLIGWVKEATGQTSTGLLVLAVLPLLAGILVFVGGHDSTHEFAEQER; encoded by the coding sequence ATGAGCCAGACCACCACCTATGCCGGTCCCGGCGGCGCCAAGAACTTCAACAAGTCGGACATCGAGACCTCGACGATCCGCGCCATCTCCTGGCGCCTGATTCCGTTCCTGGTGCTGGCCTACTTCTTCTCCTATCTCGACCGCGTCAATCTCGGCTTCGCCGCGCTGACCATGAATGCGGAGCTGAAGTTCACGCCGCTGATCTTCTCCTGGGGCGCCGGCATCTTCTTCATCGGCTATTTCATCTTCGAGGTGCCGAGCAATCTGGCGCTGGAGAAGTTCGGCGCCAGCCGCTGGATCGCCCGCATCATGGTGACCTGGGGCATCATCTCCGCGCTGATGGCGCTCACGAGCGGCGTGACGAGCTTCTACGTCCTGCGCTTCCTGCTCGGCGTCGCCGAGGCCGGCTTCTTTCCCGGCATCATCCTCTATCTCACTTATTGGTATCCGGCCGAATATCGCGCCCGCTTCCTTGCGGCCTTCGCCATCGCCGTGCCGGTCTCGACCGTGATCGGTGCGCCGATCTCGGGCCTGCTGCTCGGGCTCGACGGCGCGATGGGCCTGAAGGGCTGGCAGTGGCTCTTCATCATCGAAGGCATTCCCTCGGTGCTGCTCGGCATCGTCACCTGGTTCTATCTCACCGACAAGCCGGAGAAGGCGGACTGGCTGTCGGCCGAACAGAAGGCGTGGCTGAAGACGAAGCTCGATTCGGAAATCGCCGCCAAGCAGGCGGTGAAGCACCTCTCGCTCGGCGAGGCGTTGTCCTCGCCGAAGGTGATCGCGCTCAGCCTGATCTATTTCGGCTTCGTCGGTGCGCTCTACGGCATGCAGTTCTGGCTGCCGCAGATTGTCAAGGCGTTTGGGCTGACCAATGCGCAGACCGGCTTCGTCACCGCGATCCCGTATCTGTTCGGCACCATTGCCATGATCCTGTGGGCGCGGCATTCCGATGCGACGCGCGAACGCGTGACGCATGTCGGTGCGCCGCTGCTGCTCACGGCCGTGGCGCTCGCCGTCTCCAGCTATCTCACCGATCCCGCCATGACGATGGTGGTGCTGACGGTGGCCGCGATCGGCGTGTTCTGCTGCTTCGGCGTGTTCTGGACGCTGCCGACCGCCTGGCTCTCCGGCACCGCGGCCGCCGGTGGCATTGCCCTGATCAACTCGATCGGAAACCTCGCCGGCTTCGGCGGGCCCTATCTGATCGGCTGGGTCAAGGAAGCGACGGGACAGACCTCGACCGGTCTGCTGGTGCTCGCCGTGCTGCCGCTGCTGGCGGGCATCCTGGTGTTCGTCGGCGGCCACGACAGCACGCACGAGTTTGCTGAGCAGGAGCGGTAA
- a CDS encoding DUF2809 domain-containing protein, translating into MHWTQPDKPVAPVRTSQTRAALALAVIACGLCLRWYGFPLGLPAFIVKYGGSLLWATMVFLMVGVVLPQLTRAQIATVAVLIAVVVEFSRLVHTPWLDAFRLTTAGALLLGRIFSPWNLVAYAVGIAFGAWIDRVAELRKVG; encoded by the coding sequence ATGCACTGGACGCAACCGGATAAACCTGTTGCGCCGGTACGGACATCGCAGACCCGCGCCGCCCTCGCGCTCGCGGTGATCGCCTGCGGGCTGTGCCTGCGCTGGTACGGCTTTCCGCTCGGCCTGCCTGCGTTCATCGTGAAATACGGCGGCTCGCTGTTGTGGGCGACGATGGTGTTCTTGATGGTCGGTGTCGTGCTGCCGCAGCTGACGCGGGCGCAGATCGCGACTGTCGCGGTGTTGATCGCGGTTGTCGTGGAGTTCTCCCGACTGGTGCATACGCCATGGCTCGACGCGTTCCGGCTCACCACGGCCGGTGCGCTGCTGCTCGGGCGCATCTTCTCGCCATGGAACCTTGTGGCCTATGCGGTCGGGATAGCGTTCGGGGCCTGGATCGATCGGGTGGCTGAGTTGCGTAAGGTGGGTTAG
- a CDS encoding efflux RND transporter permease subunit, which yields MKRFNLSAWAVSHRTLVLFLMIILGVAGFFSYEKLGRAEDPFFTVKVVNVSVIWPGATAQEMQTQVADPIEKKIQELPYFEKVQTYSKPAFTALQVTFRDSTPPKDVPYLFYLLRKKLADVQGQLPSGILGPVVNDEFSDVDSILYMMTGDGADYAQLKKVSEGFRQRMLKVPGVTKVDVYGNQDERIFVEFSHAKLATLGITPQALFDSLAKQNNVTPAGTVETSAQRVPLRVTGALDGAKAVAETPVESNGRVFRLGDIATVTHGYVDPPSFVVRQEGKAAIGIGVVTAKGANILELGKEVEKATAEFMKAVPQGIDVKLIADQPKVVEHAVGEFVHSFMEALVIVLFVSFLALGWRTGIVVALSVPLVLGIVFIVMNMMGLDLHRITLGALIIALGLLVDDAIIAVEMMVVKMEQGWDRMRAASFAWESTAFPMLTGTLVTAAGFLPIGFANSAVGEYAGSIFWIVAIALVASWFVAVIFTPYIGVMLLPNIKVHHNHDPHAVYETRMYRGLRAIVQWCVNHRITVVVATVGIFIASVVGFGHVQQQFFPLSERPELFFQLRLPEGTAFNVTEKAVKKAETLLKDDKDIETYTSYVGQGSPRFWLGLNPQLPNEAFAEIVVVAKGVEGRERVKAKIESAVADGFLSEARVRVDRFNFGPPVGFPVQFRVIGPDANKVREIAYQVRDVMRQNKNVKDVQLDWNEQSPYLKLVVDQDRARALGLTPQDVSQALALLISGSQVTTVRDGIEKVGVVARAIPSERLDLGGVGDLTITSRNGVAVPLQQVAKIEYAHEEPIMWRRNRDMAITVRSDVVDGVQAPDVTGQITPKLKAIKDHLEPAYRIEAGGAFEESAKGNASIFVLFPLMVMVMLTLLMIQLQSFSRLILVFLTAPLGIVGASFGLNVANAPFGFVALLGLIALAGMIMRNTVILVDQIETDVSHGLTRREAIVEATVRRARPVVLTALAAILAMIPLSRSAFWGPMAITIMGGLFVATFLTLLYLPGLYALWFRKSLDEAGTPEQPAASQHGSDDHPAIPLAEAAE from the coding sequence ATGAAGCGCTTCAACCTTTCGGCCTGGGCCGTCAGCCATCGGACGCTGGTTCTCTTCCTGATGATCATACTCGGCGTTGCCGGCTTCTTCTCCTATGAGAAGCTCGGCCGCGCCGAGGATCCGTTCTTCACGGTGAAGGTGGTCAACGTCTCCGTGATCTGGCCGGGCGCGACCGCGCAGGAGATGCAGACCCAGGTCGCGGACCCCATCGAGAAGAAGATCCAGGAGCTGCCCTATTTCGAGAAGGTGCAGACCTATTCCAAGCCGGCCTTCACCGCGCTGCAGGTCACCTTCCGCGACTCCACGCCGCCGAAGGACGTGCCCTATCTCTTCTACCTCTTGCGCAAGAAGCTCGCCGACGTACAGGGCCAGCTGCCGTCAGGCATCCTGGGACCCGTCGTCAACGACGAGTTCTCCGACGTCGATTCCATCCTCTACATGATGACCGGCGACGGCGCTGACTACGCCCAGCTCAAGAAGGTCTCGGAAGGCTTCCGTCAGCGCATGCTGAAGGTGCCCGGCGTGACCAAGGTCGACGTCTACGGCAACCAGGACGAGCGCATCTTCGTCGAGTTCTCCCACGCCAAGCTCGCCACCCTCGGCATCACACCGCAGGCGCTGTTCGACTCGCTCGCCAAGCAGAACAACGTGACGCCGGCCGGCACGGTCGAAACCTCCGCGCAGCGCGTGCCGCTGCGCGTCACGGGCGCGCTCGACGGCGCCAAGGCCGTCGCCGAGACGCCGGTCGAGAGCAATGGCCGCGTGTTCCGCCTCGGCGACATCGCCACCGTCACCCACGGCTATGTCGATCCGCCGAGCTTCGTCGTCCGTCAGGAAGGCAAGGCCGCGATCGGCATCGGTGTCGTCACCGCCAAGGGCGCCAACATCCTCGAGCTCGGCAAGGAGGTCGAGAAGGCGACGGCTGAATTCATGAAGGCGGTGCCGCAGGGCATCGACGTCAAGCTGATCGCCGACCAGCCCAAGGTGGTCGAGCACGCAGTCGGCGAGTTCGTGCACTCCTTCATGGAAGCGCTCGTGATCGTGCTGTTCGTCTCGTTCCTGGCACTCGGCTGGCGGACCGGAATCGTGGTCGCGCTATCGGTGCCGCTGGTGCTCGGCATCGTCTTCATCGTCATGAACATGATGGGCCTCGACCTGCACCGCATCACGCTGGGTGCGCTGATCATCGCGCTCGGCCTGCTCGTCGACGACGCCATCATCGCGGTCGAGATGATGGTGGTGAAGATGGAGCAGGGCTGGGACCGCATGCGCGCGGCGTCGTTTGCCTGGGAATCAACTGCGTTTCCGATGCTCACGGGAACGCTGGTCACGGCCGCTGGCTTCCTCCCCATCGGCTTTGCCAATTCGGCGGTCGGCGAATATGCCGGCAGCATCTTCTGGATCGTGGCGATTGCGCTGGTCGCCTCCTGGTTCGTGGCGGTGATCTTCACGCCCTATATCGGCGTCATGCTGCTGCCCAACATCAAGGTGCACCACAATCACGATCCGCACGCGGTGTACGAGACCCGCATGTACCGGGGCCTGCGCGCCATCGTGCAATGGTGCGTCAACCACCGCATCACCGTGGTGGTCGCGACCGTCGGCATCTTCATCGCCTCGGTCGTCGGCTTCGGCCATGTCCAGCAGCAGTTCTTCCCGCTGTCGGAGCGGCCCGAGCTGTTCTTCCAGTTGCGCCTGCCTGAGGGCACCGCCTTCAACGTCACCGAAAAGGCGGTGAAGAAGGCCGAGACGCTGCTGAAGGACGACAAGGACATCGAGACCTACACCTCCTACGTCGGCCAGGGCTCGCCGCGCTTCTGGCTCGGCCTCAATCCGCAGCTGCCGAACGAGGCCTTTGCCGAGATCGTCGTCGTCGCCAAGGGCGTCGAGGGACGCGAGCGCGTCAAGGCCAAGATCGAGAGCGCGGTTGCCGACGGCTTCCTGTCCGAGGCGCGCGTCCGCGTCGACCGCTTCAATTTCGGCCCGCCGGTCGGCTTCCCCGTGCAGTTCCGCGTGATCGGTCCCGACGCCAACAAGGTGCGCGAGATCGCCTATCAGGTCCGCGACGTCATGCGGCAGAACAAGAACGTCAAGGACGTCCAGCTCGACTGGAACGAGCAGTCGCCCTACCTCAAGCTCGTCGTCGACCAGGATCGTGCCCGCGCCCTGGGCCTGACCCCGCAGGACGTGTCGCAGGCGCTCGCGCTGCTGATCTCGGGTTCGCAGGTCACGACCGTGCGCGATGGCATCGAGAAGGTCGGCGTGGTCGCCCGTGCGATCCCGTCCGAACGCCTCGACCTCGGCGGCGTCGGCGACCTCACCATCACTTCGCGAAACGGCGTTGCCGTGCCGCTGCAGCAGGTCGCCAAGATCGAGTATGCCCACGAGGAGCCGATCATGTGGCGGCGCAACCGCGACATGGCGATCACGGTGCGCTCCGACGTCGTCGACGGCGTGCAGGCGCCCGACGTCACCGGCCAGATCACGCCGAAGCTGAAGGCGATCAAGGACCACCTCGAGCCGGCCTACCGGATCGAGGCGGGCGGCGCGTTCGAGGAATCCGCCAAGGGCAACGCCTCGATCTTCGTCCTCTTCCCGCTGATGGTCATGGTGATGCTGACGCTGCTGATGATCCAGCTGCAGAGCTTCTCGCGCCTGATCCTGGTGTTCCTGACCGCGCCGCTCGGCATCGTCGGGGCCTCGTTTGGCCTCAACGTCGCCAATGCCCCGTTCGGCTTCGTGGCGCTGCTCGGCCTGATCGCGCTTGCCGGCATGATCATGCGCAACACGGTCATCCTGGTCGACCAGATCGAGACCGACGTCTCCCACGGCCTGACCCGGCGCGAGGCGATCGTGGAGGCCACCGTGCGCCGCGCCCGTCCGGTGGTGCTGACCGCGCTCGCGGCCATCCTCGCCATGATCCCGCTGTCGCGCTCGGCCTTCTGGGGCCCGATGGCAATCACCATCATGGGTGGCCTGTTCGTCGCGACCTTCCTGACGCTGCTGTATTTGCCGGGCCTCTATGCACTTTGGTTCCGGAAGAGCCTGGACGAGGCGGGGACGCCCGAGCAGCCTGCCGCGTCGCAGCATGGCAGCGATGATCATCCCGCAATTCCGCTTGCTGAAGCGGCTGAATAA
- a CDS encoding acetyl-CoA C-acetyltransferase, translating to MARPVFIVDGSRTPFLKARSGPGPFTPVDLAVQCGRPLLARQPFAATAFDQVILGCVNVIADEMNPARVAALRLGMGEDMVAFTVQINCGSGMQSIDTAYRYIREGHADMILAGGTEALSHAPLVWPNSGVRWFAGLATAKGIAAKAAAAFKLRPRDLKPIIGLERGLTDPITDLNMGQTAEVVGHLFGITRAQSDAYAAESHRRLAHAQTEGYLKGEVETAFSRNGKFFDHDDGVRPDSTAETLAKLRPVFERPWGKVTAGNSSQITDGASWVILASDAAVAKHRLTPKAVIVDSNWAALDPSIMGLGPVMSATPLLQRNGLTIKDVETWELNEAFATQVLGCLAAWNDDKFCREILGLDGAAGEVDREKLNVDGGAISLGHPVGTSGNRIVLHLVNAMKRLGTRRGIATECIGGGLGGAMLIEAV from the coding sequence ATGGCACGACCGGTTTTCATCGTTGACGGCAGCCGGACGCCGTTCCTGAAGGCGCGCTCGGGCCCCGGGCCGTTCACGCCGGTCGATCTCGCCGTGCAGTGCGGACGGCCGCTGCTGGCGCGGCAGCCGTTCGCGGCGACTGCTTTCGACCAGGTCATCCTCGGCTGTGTCAACGTGATCGCGGACGAGATGAATCCGGCCCGCGTCGCCGCGCTTCGGCTCGGCATGGGCGAGGACATGGTCGCCTTCACCGTGCAGATCAATTGCGGCTCCGGCATGCAGTCGATCGACACGGCCTATCGTTACATCCGCGAAGGCCATGCCGACATGATCCTCGCCGGCGGCACCGAGGCTCTGAGTCATGCGCCGCTGGTCTGGCCCAATTCCGGCGTGCGCTGGTTCGCCGGCCTTGCCACAGCCAAGGGCATCGCCGCGAAGGCCGCCGCCGCGTTCAAGCTGCGGCCGCGCGATCTCAAGCCCATCATTGGCCTGGAGCGCGGGCTGACCGACCCCATCACCGATCTGAACATGGGGCAGACCGCCGAAGTCGTCGGCCATCTCTTCGGCATTACGCGCGCGCAGTCCGATGCCTACGCCGCCGAGAGCCATCGCCGGCTCGCGCATGCGCAGACGGAGGGCTATCTAAAGGGCGAGGTCGAGACCGCGTTCTCCCGTAATGGAAAATTCTTCGACCACGACGATGGCGTACGTCCGGACTCGACGGCCGAGACGCTAGCAAAGCTCCGGCCGGTGTTCGAGCGTCCCTGGGGCAAGGTCACCGCCGGCAATTCCTCGCAGATCACCGACGGCGCGTCCTGGGTGATCCTCGCCTCCGACGCCGCGGTCGCAAAGCACAGGCTGACGCCGAAGGCCGTCATCGTCGACAGCAATTGGGCCGCGCTCGACCCTAGCATCATGGGTCTCGGTCCGGTGATGTCGGCGACGCCGCTGCTTCAGCGCAACGGCCTCACCATCAAGGACGTCGAGACCTGGGAGCTGAACGAAGCCTTCGCGACGCAGGTGCTTGGTTGCCTGGCTGCCTGGAATGACGACAAGTTCTGCCGCGAGATTCTCGGCCTTGACGGCGCCGCCGGCGAGGTCGACCGCGAAAAGCTCAATGTCGATGGCGGCGCGATCTCGCTCGGCCATCCCGTCGGCACCTCCGGCAATCGAATCGTGTTGCATCTCGTCAATGCGATGAAGCGGCTCGGCACGCGGCGCGGAATTGCCACCGAGTGCATCGGCGGCGGGCTCGGCGGCGCCATGCTGATCGAGGCGGTGTGA
- a CDS encoding acyl-CoA dehydrogenase — MSFRRDTITKPIFSWARGVLPAMSDTEREALEAGDVWWDADLFTGNPDWSKLLKIAPAKLTEEERAFLDGPVEELCAMLDEWKIFWEWRDLPPDVWHFVKREKFFGMIIPKEFGGLGFSPYAHSEVVRKISTRSIAAAVTVMVPNSLGPGELLMHFGTKEQRERWLPRLADGRDIPCFGLTSPEAGSDAASMVDTGIICKGTFEDREVIGLRLNWHKRYITLGPVATLLGLAFKAYDPDHLVGQQEELGITVALIPTNLPGVEIGQRHLPSMQVFQNGPNRGRDVFIPLDYVIGGKERLGQGWKMLMTALAAGRGISLPSLSAAGAAYAARTTGAYARIREQFGISISKFEGVEEPLARIVATAYQLDAARRLTCAALNAGVHPAVISGIMKLHATERMRTAVDDAMDIHGGKAVIDGPQNYLGNLHRAVPVGITVEGANILSRNLIVFGQGAIRAHPYLLAEMTALADTDRDRGLAAFDKAFWKHVGHSVRTLFRAFGRSWTFGAFAMAPDAGDATPFYRQLSRYSAAFALCADMALLTLGGALKRKEMLSARFGDILSELYLLSAALKRWQDEGRQKEDFAALEWCMATGFKTIENRLAEILANLPNRFVAGFLKLVIQPFGARVLGPSDRVVHQCAGIVLEPSAARERLTPDLAHVDDDGGFARLERAFTLVTGTDAIAKRMRAAHIRDWKDAVAKGVITQAEGEQLAEAHEAVTKVIEVDDFAPEALSPIYKKSGDVHQFFQDLGEQRAAS; from the coding sequence ATGAGCTTCCGCCGCGACACCATCACCAAGCCGATATTTTCCTGGGCCCGCGGCGTGCTGCCGGCGATGTCCGATACCGAACGCGAGGCGCTGGAGGCGGGTGACGTCTGGTGGGATGCCGATCTCTTCACCGGCAACCCCGATTGGTCGAAGCTGCTGAAAATTGCGCCGGCCAAACTGACTGAGGAGGAGCGGGCCTTCCTCGACGGCCCCGTCGAAGAGCTCTGCGCCATGCTCGACGAGTGGAAGATTTTTTGGGAATGGCGCGATTTGCCGCCGGATGTCTGGCACTTCGTCAAGCGCGAAAAGTTCTTCGGCATGATCATTCCGAAGGAATTCGGCGGCCTCGGCTTCTCGCCCTACGCCCATTCGGAAGTCGTGCGCAAGATCTCGACCCGCTCGATTGCGGCCGCCGTGACGGTGATGGTGCCGAATTCGCTCGGGCCCGGTGAGCTGCTGATGCATTTCGGCACCAAAGAGCAGCGGGAGCGCTGGCTGCCGCGCCTCGCCGATGGCCGCGACATTCCCTGCTTCGGCCTCACCAGCCCGGAAGCCGGCTCCGATGCCGCTTCGATGGTCGACACCGGCATCATCTGCAAGGGTACCTTCGAGGACCGCGAGGTCATCGGCCTCAGGCTCAACTGGCACAAGCGCTACATCACGCTCGGCCCGGTCGCGACCCTGCTTGGGCTCGCCTTCAAGGCTTACGACCCGGATCATCTCGTTGGACAGCAGGAGGAGCTCGGCATCACGGTCGCGCTGATCCCGACCAATTTGCCCGGTGTCGAGATTGGCCAGCGCCACCTGCCGTCGATGCAGGTGTTCCAGAACGGCCCGAACCGGGGCCGCGATGTCTTCATCCCGCTCGACTACGTCATCGGCGGCAAGGAGCGGCTGGGGCAGGGCTGGAAGATGCTGATGACCGCGCTCGCCGCCGGCCGCGGCATTTCGCTGCCCTCACTGTCGGCGGCCGGCGCCGCTTATGCGGCCCGCACGACCGGCGCCTATGCCCGCATCCGCGAGCAGTTCGGCATCTCCATTTCCAAGTTCGAGGGGGTCGAGGAGCCGCTCGCGCGCATCGTCGCAACCGCCTATCAGCTCGACGCCGCGCGCCGGCTCACTTGTGCGGCCTTGAATGCCGGCGTTCATCCTGCCGTCATCTCCGGCATCATGAAGCTGCATGCGACCGAGCGGATGCGCACCGCGGTCGACGACGCCATGGACATCCACGGCGGCAAGGCCGTGATCGACGGCCCGCAGAATTATCTCGGCAATCTCCACCGCGCCGTGCCCGTCGGCATCACGGTGGAGGGCGCCAACATCCTCAGCCGCAACCTCATCGTGTTCGGGCAGGGCGCGATCCGCGCCCATCCCTATCTGCTCGCCGAGATGACCGCGCTTGCCGACACCGACCGCGACCGCGGGCTCGCCGCGTTCGACAAGGCGTTCTGGAAACATGTTGGCCACAGCGTCCGAACCCTGTTCCGGGCTTTCGGCCGGAGCTGGACTTTCGGCGCGTTCGCGATGGCGCCTGACGCGGGCGACGCCACGCCCTTCTATCGCCAGCTCTCGCGCTATTCGGCGGCATTTGCGCTCTGCGCCGACATGGCGCTCCTGACGCTCGGCGGCGCACTCAAGCGCAAGGAGATGCTGTCGGCGCGCTTCGGCGACATCCTGTCCGAGCTGTACCTGCTATCGGCGGCGCTGAAACGCTGGCAGGACGAGGGCCGGCAGAAGGAAGACTTTGCCGCGCTGGAATGGTGCATGGCGACCGGCTTCAAGACGATCGAAAACAGGCTTGCGGAAATCCTCGCCAATCTGCCGAACCGTTTCGTCGCGGGCTTCCTCAAGCTCGTGATCCAGCCGTTCGGTGCCCGCGTGCTCGGCCCGTCCGACCGGGTCGTTCACCAATGTGCTGGGATCGTGCTGGAGCCTTCGGCCGCGCGCGAGCGGCTCACGCCGGACCTGGCCCATGTCGACGACGACGGCGGCTTCGCCCGGCTGGAGCGCGCGTTCACGCTGGTCACGGGCACCGACGCCATCGCCAAGCGCATGCGCGCGGCGCACATCCGCGACTGGAAGGACGCCGTGGCCAAGGGCGTGATCACGCAGGCTGAAGGCGAGCAGCTTGCCGAGGCTCACGAAGCGGTCACAAAAGTCATCGAGGTCGACGATTTTGCGCCGGAGGCGCTGTCGCCGATTTACAAGAAATCCGGCGACGTGCATCAGTTCTTCCAGGACCTGGGTGAACAGAGGGCGGCGAGCTGA